The Brevinema andersonii sequence ATCCCTTATAGCAACACGTATGCCCACTAAAGATATGCTTCCGATCATCGAAAAAATGGATGCTGTTGGATACCGTTCGCTAGAGATGTGGGGAGGAGCAACATTTGATGCTGCTTTGCGTTTTCTCAACGAAGATCCATGGGATCGTCTTAAACAAATTAAACAATTAGCACGCCAGACTCCTTTGCAAATGCTGATTCGCGGACAAACTTTAGTAGGATATAGGCCTTATGCGCATGACACTGTAGATTTATTTATTAGGAAGTCTATAGAAAATGGCATTAATATTGTTAGAATTTTTGACGCGCTTAATGATATTCGTAATATCAAAGCACCTCTTAAAGCAGTTAAAAAATATGGCGGTATTGCTCAATTAGCACTTTCCTATACAGTTAGTCCTGTTCACGATTCAAAATATTACTGTGATTTAGCACAATCTTACTGCCAATTAGGAGCGGACGAGATTGCTATCAAAGATATGTCTGGAATCTTGCAGCCCTATGAAGGATATCGTCTTATCACTATACTCAAAAAAGCTATTCCTGGAATTCCCATTGCCCTGCATACGCACGATACAGCCGGTATAGGCAGCATGCTTTACATCAAGGCTGCCGAAGCTGGAGTTGATATTATAGATACTTCGCTTTCTGGGCTGGGAGGAGGCACAGCTCAGCCATGTACAGAAAGTATTGTATATGGCCTTACACAAAGCGGCGTAAAAACCTTGCTCAATGACAATATACTAAAGGAAGTATCTGAATATTTCAAAGGATTGCGTAGTCAATACATTCACGAAGGATTACTTGATATCACTGCATTAATAACAGAACCAGAAATTCTATCATGCCAGCTACCAGGTGGAATGTTAAGCAACCTGGTTATGCAGCTGAAAATGCAAAAGGCAGAACACCGTTATGAAGAAGTCCTCAAAGAAGTACCCAAAGTTCGTGCCGATTTCGGATACCCTCCGTTAGTAACACCGATGAGTCAAATTGTTGCTACTCAAGCGATTCTTAATATTCTCTCTGGAGAGGATTATAGTACTTTTTCAAAAGAAGCAAAAGACTATATTCAAGGGCTTTATGGGCAAAGTCCAGCTCCTATTGAAGCAAAAATCAAAAAGAAAGCTGGTGTTTCTGCATCACTCAAAGAAAATATTACTAATTTAGCGATCCCTGAAATTAACAAAGCAAAAAAACAATATCCAATAGCAGAAAATGATGAAGAATTATTATCGTGTATTCTGTTACCTCAAGCAGCAGTTCCTTTTTTAAGAAATAAAAAAGTTCACAAACAATCAATTCATGTAGAAATTGTTTCTTAAAAAAGGCTTGACAAAATTTATTATTATCTTATAATATCCTGTAATTAACTATAGGAATATTTTATGCCTCAACACCATTTAAAAAACGAAAATTTGGAAACAAATAAAGAATTTCAACGCTATCTTGATGTTGCTCGTATTGCTGCATTAGAAGGAGGCCGTATATTAAAAAACGGTTTCAAAGCAGACAAACGGGTAGAATGGAAAGGAGATATCGATCCTGTAACAGAATTTGACCGTGCTGCAGAATTAGTGATCAGAAAAACAATAAGTGCCCATTTTCCTGACCATGAGATTTTAGGTGAAGAAGGCGGCTTTGAATCAGGAAAAAGCAAAGTCCGTTGGATTGTAGATCCCATTGACGGCACAGCGAACTTTACTCGAAAAATCCCTTTAGTTGCAGTTACTATTGGGGTGGAAGTAAATAACGAATTAGCGGTTGGAGTAGTCAACAATCCTATCATGGATGAAGAGTTTTACGCTGCAAAAAATATGGGAGCATTTTTTAATGGAGAAAGAATTTTTGTTTCTGAACTACAATCATTAAAAAAAGCCTATGTGGGTTTTGGATTGCGGCGCGAAAAAGAATACCGTGAACCAATGTTAGCAGCTACTGAAAAATTACTTAGTGAAGTCCGTACTATTCGACGTTTGGGATGTGCAGCTTTATCGCTAGCATATATTGCTTGTGGCCGTATTGACGGGCTTTCTGAAATTTGTCTAAAACCATGGGATATGGCTGGTGGAGCATTGATTCTTAAAGAAGCTGGAGGTCAATTAGCTAACCTTAATGGTTCCCCCTTTGATCTATATGAACCAACGGTCCTTGCAGGAAGTCCACAATTTTTGGAATATTTAATTTCTGTATTCAAAGATGTAAAAATAACTTTCCCTAATCAAGATTTTAAAAACTAAAATATCTTGGAGAGGTGGCTGAGTGGTCGAAAGCGACTGATTCGAAATCAGTTGTACAGCAATGTACCGGGGGTTCGAATCCCTCTCTCTCCGAACATAAGTTCTAAGTAGTTGATATATAACGATTTAGAACTTTTATTTTACCCCTACACTTCCTGAAAATCGGGACATCTTGCCCGTTCAAAGAATTTGAATGAGACTGTTGAGAACATTTTTCTGAGAAATTGCACCTGAAAATTTCATAGATTCTCAAAACATACTTTCCCCGGTTCCATAGTAGGAACCGAATTTTGATAACTCTCTCTGTAAACTTAACTTATATTATACATTTCAATAAAATATCCGTAAATTTGAAACGGAATAGATGTTAGGGTTGTTTTATAGATAAATGTAATATACTCATATGTGAGAGCTTCAAATAGTGGGAGAGCTGCTTAATCCCTGTCAAACAATACCATATATGACAGCAGAGGAAAGTATATACCTACAGTTATAAAAGCTAAAAACAATTGTATCAAAATAAACAAAGGATTCGGATTCATCGGAAGTACAAATTTCACTTTCCAGCTGTCAACGGATTCTTGTGCTAAGCTCCCTTGGATTTCACCTGCAGCAATTGGAATAATCCCAGCAAATCACCCCGTAATTAATCGTCACTACTTTGTTTTTCATAAACACTCCTAAAAGGGACTCTCATTCCGTCCTTAAATCAAACCACGAAAACCACACAAAAAATCTCATACACAGTCGTATTGCTGAAATCCTGGCAAACCCGCCTTACATATTGCTATCCGATACCGATCACACAAAAACATACAAACCACTGTGAGCTGTTAACGTACGTTAACCCTGTGACCGGTACTGACATACTCTACATCGTGCTTTAAAATAAACTCAGGCTCCATAGCGTCCGCGAGGATTTTAGCCTCATTAGTATAGTGCACCCCCCGCTTAATGTTAAGAAAAGAATCACAGAAAAGAGATTTCTCTTTACCGTACAGAGAGATTAGAAAATCTATGCAGATTTTCGAGAAAAATGCATAAAGAGATATTAGTATTTCCAAGATATTGAAATTTTTTGCTGTTATAATATGAGAAAATAAGGATTTTAAGATGTATTTGTATGTTGGAAAAATAATTGAAACAGGGAAGTACGAAGTCTACCCCAGGCGACACTTTGTCCGAAATTACCAAGGCTTTTCAAGAAGAATTTCCAACCTTAAGCTGAATGAGTCGCTCTACTGTCGAAGATCTGATTTTTTCCAAAAACCTACAATCCTTCATCAACAACGACAAAAACAAACTCCGCACTGGAGCCTGCCTCTCCTTGAAATTCCCTCTCGAGGCACGCAAACTAGAATTTAAATTTGATCACTCTGCCCAAGAATACGTCTTCACAAGTAAAGAGACGTTCGCTTTCGCGCTCAGACCCCCGTGCATTTTTGTGACACTTTCTCCTGCTCCGACCGCTGATGCGGTGAATTTTTGAAGCACAGCTTTTCGGAAATAACATCTTGCACCTGCCCCCCCACCCAAATCACCCTCAACCACAAAATCTCTTCTTCGCCGACTCACCCGAAATTAATCTCTTCGATCAAAAGCGCAGCGGCTGCCTTCAAAAAAGCCGTCAAGCTTGACCTAATTTCCTAACTTCTCATCAAAACCATCGGCCACAAAACCCCGACCTTTGACTTTAGAAACAGTGCAAGTCTACATTTTTTGTTTGCAGACAAGAACAACATAGGTAAGTTAACACAAAACATGGAGACAAAACCCGCAACCGTCCTGTTCGATTTGACCATAAAAGCTTTCTATCATCTAGGATCAAACTACGAAAATTCCTCATTAACAGCGGATACCGCACTCATACTTGGCAGGCGAATTATGTGTTTCACAATCCAAGCTAGTGGCAAAAATACCCAAATTCAAAGAACCTCGTGAACTTTTGTATGGATATTTATCACAGTGTGTATGAACTGAATTATATTGAACAAGTATGAAATAATCTTATAGAAGGCATGGTGCTTCAATCTCGAATCCGAAGCTTACAAAATAACGTACTCAATAATAATGATTTATTTAATGACAAGCATATCCGAAAAATCCAAAAAACAACGATGAAAGCTCAGTCCAAGCTTTAACTAACATATTTCTAGACGGATTATACCGCCCTTCGGAGCATCTTCACGGATTGGATTTTGCCCTCTTTGCAAACAGCTGGGGAACATATATTTATGATAATCATATGGGGGAGGGGGGGGGGGGGGGAATAACTCCTGACCGTGTCTTTTGTGATAGCAGGCACTGGTCTTTCTGTCAATTTTTAGAAATATTTTTGAAATCAATCGTATACACTCCTGAGTTCGCCCATTCAACAAACAAAGTTCTAATGATTTTGTTTTTGCCATAGTACATATTTACTTTTCCATTCACCACAAAATTATTCCTATATATCAAGAAAAACTCAAAGGTAAGAGGTGTGTTAATCTTAGCGTTTCTTTTGTTGCGTTTTTGATGGTCAGAATGATTTTTAAAATAAATCACTCATTGTTTCTTTATAGCTTTTTAATTCTTTGCTTTTTAGTTTATCTCTCTTGATAAACTGTTGAATTTATTTTCCAAATCTTTAGTAATAACAATACTTTTATACTTTTTTTAAGAAATTTAAATACTCTAATATGCCATTTAGGATAAGATGTGTTATTCAAAAGATAACTCAATATAGAAGTCTCTATCTTTATAGCAAGCAATAATTTTTTCTTTAATTTCTACAGATAGGCAATTATAAATATCCTGTATGGGAATGAAAGTTAACAAATTTTTATATTCAAC is a genomic window containing:
- a CDS encoding pyruvate carboxylase subunit B, with amino-acid sequence MKNIQITETILRDGQQSLIATRMPTKDMLPIIEKMDAVGYRSLEMWGGATFDAALRFLNEDPWDRLKQIKQLARQTPLQMLIRGQTLVGYRPYAHDTVDLFIRKSIENGINIVRIFDALNDIRNIKAPLKAVKKYGGIAQLALSYTVSPVHDSKYYCDLAQSYCQLGADEIAIKDMSGILQPYEGYRLITILKKAIPGIPIALHTHDTAGIGSMLYIKAAEAGVDIIDTSLSGLGGGTAQPCTESIVYGLTQSGVKTLLNDNILKEVSEYFKGLRSQYIHEGLLDITALITEPEILSCQLPGGMLSNLVMQLKMQKAEHRYEEVLKEVPKVRADFGYPPLVTPMSQIVATQAILNILSGEDYSTFSKEAKDYIQGLYGQSPAPIEAKIKKKAGVSASLKENITNLAIPEINKAKKQYPIAENDEELLSCILLPQAAVPFLRNKKVHKQSIHVEIVS
- a CDS encoding inositol monophosphatase family protein; the encoded protein is MPQHHLKNENLETNKEFQRYLDVARIAALEGGRILKNGFKADKRVEWKGDIDPVTEFDRAAELVIRKTISAHFPDHEILGEEGGFESGKSKVRWIVDPIDGTANFTRKIPLVAVTIGVEVNNELAVGVVNNPIMDEEFYAAKNMGAFFNGERIFVSELQSLKKAYVGFGLRREKEYREPMLAATEKLLSEVRTIRRLGCAALSLAYIACGRIDGLSEICLKPWDMAGGALILKEAGGQLANLNGSPFDLYEPTVLAGSPQFLEYLISVFKDVKITFPNQDFKN